The Chitinophaga pinensis DSM 2588 region GGCATCTTTCAGTGGTAAATGATGCGTTGCAGCGTTGATCGTTTGTGGTAGTCCGGGATAAAGACTTCTCGCCCGTTTAATGGAGATTTCTGTGTGTTTTTCAGGGTCATAAAAGTCTATGATCTGTAAGGCTGCGTCCGGGTATTTATCCTGTAGTAAGGTACTGGTTTCATCAAATCCTGCATGGATATTGACAACCAGTTTTTCTCCTTTTGCAGGGGCGATCCAGTTGAGTTCATATAGGCCGGAAAGATCATAAATATACATGGAGACCAGTAGTGACAGCATACATCCGGTAAATGCGAGTCCGGTCAGCAGCAAGAGGACCGGTAACTGCATGTAATATGCAACGATTGCCCCTGCCAGCATCAGCAGCAATGCAATGGCGTAAAAATGCCAGTTAAATCGGACGATATTCATCACTCCCTGTAAAGGTTTTCTTCCTACTGCCATGTCTCCGTTTTGCCCTTTTTCCAATGATAAGGGATATTATTGATGATAAAGGCATTTGCCAGTGCGGCGCCTGCGATATCCAACGTTTTCAGAAAGGCGAAATTATAATCTGTCACATGCAGGGGCCGGGGTATCCAGTTTTCCCGCTGTCCTTCGATAATCAACACCTCCTTTGTCTTTGCATCATAGCGGAAGGTGAAAGGCAAAGGACCGGCAAATCGCCTTGCCTCTTTCCAGTCAGCGAAAGGAGATTGTGGTGGCAGATGCACCTCTTCTTCCGCCAGATCAATGGCCACTTTGAAGGCTGATTTTACAGAAGCGTAGGTAATGATATTTCCTGCACGCGTCCTGCTGATATCTGTTGTTGTATAACTGTAGTGTGTAAAGATATTGCCCAGGAACTCCATTTTCTTCTTATCGGTTTCTGAGCGGAGGATGTATAAGCCCCGCAGATTTTTACCTGCATTGTTTTTATAGCGGACAAATATCCTGTAACCGATCAGGAAGAAGTCATTACCCATAAACGCGGGGAACCCTTTTGGGCGCAGGTCTTTTGTCTGAACCATGGCTACCGCGACAAAGGCATATTGATCCTTGAAGGTATCCAGTGACAGGCATTCGGGGATCAGGGGTTCCAGCTGCTCTTTTGGTACAGCGAAGGTCAGTACGACCGAACTCTGAAAGAATGCTTCAACAGGAAAGGGATGATTTTTAAGAGCGGAAAACATAGTATTGATTAAGTCTGTTTGGGGTTCAGTTTGAATTCCGTGTAGTAAATCAGCAACATGAATAAAGCGGCGAATACGGCATTCAACCGGCCCCATAACAACAGGTCGGGCACTAACATAAACTCCAGTATATTCATCGTTCCCACAATAGCGATCTGTAAGATAGCGTTCAACCTGGATTTAAATCCGCGGACTACCCATATCGCCATAGCGATCTCTGAGAGTCCGATCAGCATTGTCAATGGTCCTGCATATTGCGCTCCCAGTATACGGGCAACGATCGCTTCATGCCGTGGTACCAGGTGCAGTACCTTACACAGCAAACCATTGACCAGCCAGACGAGTGCAATGAGATAAGTCAGGGCCTTATGTGTATTCAATTTCATAGTGGGATTATCTACATCTGCTGTGAAGGTACGGCGTGAGCAGCATACTTGCACGGCACAGTCCGTTTTTTAGTAAAAAAAGCCGCTATATGAGGAAACAGGGCAACAAAACAGTATCCTGCTCTTACAATGAATATCTGTGGGCCTGCTTTTTGTCTGATAACAGTATAAAAAGCAGCATTATGAAAACGATCGCATCAATGACAAGCGGGCTGGTAAGTTCTGTAGCGCTGACTGTCCTTCATCAAACCCTGAAGAATAACGTATCGCATGCTCCCCGGATGGATAAACTGGGCATGGAGGCGCTTGAAAGTACATTGGATCATGCCGGGATTGCGGTACCCAAAAAGAAGGCACTCTACTATTCCACGATGGTTGGAGATATTGCAGGTAATGCCGGATATTATTCTCTGGTAGGCATGAACCCTAAACACAGTATCGCTACCGGCGCGGCGCTGGGATTAATGGCAGGTATAGGTGCTATTACCCTTCCCGGCAAGCTTGGTCTAAGTAAACAATATAGCAATGAAAGCGGCAAGACACAATTGCTTACGCTGGGTTTGTATCTTGCAGCCGGACTATTGGCGGGTACCGTCCACAAGCTGATGGAACGAAAACGCATAAAACGATCCGTTTAACAATACAGACAGCCCTCTTTGAGGGCTTCTTTTATTAGTCCAGGCTACAGCGCATCGTCGCCAGCAGTTTGCTGAAACCAGCCTTTTCGTAGGCTTTAATCGCGCCGGTATTCTCTTCGTATACTTCCAACCGCATTTCCCGGATACCTTTTAATACCGCCCATTGTTTCAATGTTGAGATCAGTTGCTGATTCAGCCCCATTCCCCGGTATTCCGGTAACACAAACATAAATCCCAGGTGTGCGTATTGTTCATATACCAGGTATGCGCGGGCCTTCAGGATCTTTGCATAACCGCATCCCACCAGGGCACCTTCTTTTTCCAGTACCAGCAGCTCCGATTCATCGCTTTCTATCAGTTCTCTCAGATCATAATAGATGATCCTGCCGCGTTGTAAGGTGACGTCAAAAGGTCTTTCTGCCTCGACTAACATCTGCAGGAATTCCGCAAGTACCGGTAAGTCAGCTACTGTGGCGCTTCTCGTTATTACTTCCATATGCTGTTGATTGCTGGGATTAAAGATAATTAAGATCTCTCCGGAATGATCATCTATCTATACCTTGACAAGGTCAGTCAGGGTGTTGAGATCTTTGAGTGCATCTCCGATGGTGTTATTGAAATAGGTATAAACCCGTTTACCTTCTTTTAGCCAGGTATTGATACGGGCAGCATGTATTTTAAGTGCTTCTGTTGTATATCCGCCTTTGTAATCGCCGGCAGGGCCGTGAAAACGCAGGTATTCAAAGCCGGCGGCAGCTGTCCATTCGGGTGGTTTTGATGTAGGCATATCATGACGCACCATGGTAGCATGATAGGCTGATAAGACTTCGTATGTCTCTGCCATGTACCAGGACGAATGCCGGAACTCTACACATACGTCCCATTTTTGCTGTGGGTCACATTGACGGATCACCTCTAGCAGGTGTTCAAATTGCGTGAAACTGTCGAAACGCGTACCACCAGGAAACTGTACTAATAAAGCGCCTTTCTTCTCTCCTGCCGGTTCGATGATCTCCATGAATCTTTCCACCAGACTGTCTTCAAAAACCAGGGGTTTATTATGGGTAATGCCCCGGTGTAATTTGAATGTAAATCTGAAGTCCGCCGGCACTTCTGTCGCCCATCGTTTCACGGTGGCGGCCATGGGTACTTTATAAAAGGAGCTGTTTACCTCCAGGCTGTTAAAGAGGGAGGCATAATAAGTCAGTCTGCTTTTATCCTGAAATGCGGCAGGATATGCCTGTTTATTAGGGACTGGTAGTACCAGTCCGCTGGTACCTGCGTAAAAATCTCCTTTTCCTTTCTTATGTTGTTGTTTGCTCACCTTAGAGCGGTGTCAAATATTGCACCAGCATATGATAAGACTCAACCGATGCCTCCGGTCAGGTCCATATTAAAATAAGTGATACTATCTAGAATGAAGTCTTCCTCGTTTTGAATCGCTGCTGATCTGGTCCAGGTATCGGATGCTTTATCATAGGAAGAAACTCCGCTGTTATCATTAAAACCCAATTTCACATTACTGGTGAAACAGATACCCCTGTAATCATCATATGTGCGTTCCAATGTAAA contains the following coding sequences:
- a CDS encoding class I SAM-dependent methyltransferase, with the protein product MAVGRKPLQGVMNIVRFNWHFYAIALLLMLAGAIVAYYMQLPVLLLLTGLAFTGCMLSLLVSMYIYDLSGLYELNWIAPAKGEKLVVNIHAGFDETSTLLQDKYPDAALQIIDFYDPEKHTEISIKRARSLYPGLPQTINAATHHLPLKDAAADKIFVIFSAHEIRDWEERKLFMKELARSLQSDGRIYITEHLRDLPNFLAYNIGFFHFYPKRDWLKLFEDTGLKLERENKLTPFISTFIIAKNDTAF
- a CDS encoding DUF2071 domain-containing protein, which translates into the protein MFSALKNHPFPVEAFFQSSVVLTFAVPKEQLEPLIPECLSLDTFKDQYAFVAVAMVQTKDLRPKGFPAFMGNDFFLIGYRIFVRYKNNAGKNLRGLYILRSETDKKKMEFLGNIFTHYSYTTTDISRTRAGNIITYASVKSAFKVAIDLAEEEVHLPPQSPFADWKEARRFAGPLPFTFRYDAKTKEVLIIEGQRENWIPRPLHVTDYNFAFLKTLDIAGAALANAFIINNIPYHWKKGKTETWQ
- a CDS encoding DoxX-like family protein, which produces MKLNTHKALTYLIALVWLVNGLLCKVLHLVPRHEAIVARILGAQYAGPLTMLIGLSEIAMAIWVVRGFKSRLNAILQIAIVGTMNILEFMLVPDLLLWGRLNAVFAALFMLLIYYTEFKLNPKQT
- a CDS encoding GNAT family N-acetyltransferase, whose product is MEVITRSATVADLPVLAEFLQMLVEAERPFDVTLQRGRIIYYDLRELIESDESELLVLEKEGALVGCGYAKILKARAYLVYEQYAHLGFMFVLPEYRGMGLNQQLISTLKQWAVLKGIREMRLEVYEENTGAIKAYEKAGFSKLLATMRCSLD
- a CDS encoding DUF72 domain-containing protein; this translates as MSKQQHKKGKGDFYAGTSGLVLPVPNKQAYPAAFQDKSRLTYYASLFNSLEVNSSFYKVPMAATVKRWATEVPADFRFTFKLHRGITHNKPLVFEDSLVERFMEIIEPAGEKKGALLVQFPGGTRFDSFTQFEHLLEVIRQCDPQQKWDVCVEFRHSSWYMAETYEVLSAYHATMVRHDMPTSKPPEWTAAAGFEYLRFHGPAGDYKGGYTTEALKIHAARINTWLKEGKRVYTYFNNTIGDALKDLNTLTDLVKV